A segment of the Lelliottia amnigena genome:
GCCAAAAGCGATATTGTCGAACACCGTCATATGGCGGAACAGCGCATAGTGCTGGAACACAAAACCCACTTTACGATCGCGGGCGTGTAAACGGCTCACGTCGGTTCCATGGAAGCGAATATGTCCGCTGCTCTGATGTTCAAGACCGGCGATAATACGCAGCAGCGTGGTTTTACCGGAACCAGACGGCCCCAGCAGCGCCACCATTTGTCCGGAAGGGATATCCAGTGAGATATCGTTCAGCACCTGGGTGCGACCAAAAGACTTCTTAATATTGGCAATCTCAATGCTCATGATTTCCCTCCTGCTGCAGGCGTTTTTCCTGATTCTCTAAACGCCACTGCACCACACTCTTCAAAAACAGGGTCAAAATTGCCATCAGCGTCAGCAACGCTGCGGCGGTAAAGGAGCCGACGGTATTGTAGTCCTGCTCCAGCAATTCAATCTGTAGCGGCAGCGACAGGGTTTCGCCGCGAATAGAGCCTGAAACGACCGATACCGCGCCAAACTCACCAATCGCGCGCGCGTTGGTCAGCACCACGCCGTACAGCAACGCCCAGCGAATATTCGGGAGCGTCACACGTCGGAACATCTGCCAGCCGGATGCGCCGAGCAAAATCGCCGCCTCATCCTCATGACTGCCCTGGCTTAACATCACCGGAACCAGCTCACGCACCACAAACGGACAGGTCACAAAAATGGTCACCAGTACCATGCCAGGCCACGCAAACATGATTTGCAGGTTGTGCT
Coding sequences within it:
- the cysW_3 gene encoding sulfate/thiosulfate transporter permease subunit — translated: MAEVTQLKRYDAPRVNWGKWFLIGTGMLVSAFILVVPMVYIFVQAFSKGIMPALQNLADPDMLHAIWLTVMIALITVPVNLVFGILLAWLVTRFNFPGRQLLLTLLDIPFAVSPVVAGLVYLLFYGSNGPLGGWLDEHNLQIMFAWPGMVLVTIFVTCPFVVRELVPVMLSQGSHEDEAAILLGASGWQMFRRVTLPNIRWALLYGVVLTNARAIGEFGAVSVVSGSIRGETLSLPLQIELLEQDYNTVGSFTAAALLTLMAILTLFLKSVVQWRLENQEKRLQQEGNHEH